From the genome of Triticum aestivum cultivar Chinese Spring chromosome 3B, IWGSC CS RefSeq v2.1, whole genome shotgun sequence, one region includes:
- the LOC123066499 gene encoding chitinase CLP-like, giving the protein MALVALLVLAVSLAWPASSQSLPVLVPVTKDPATSLYTLPFHYGANLVVDIAGPLVWSTCQPGRLPAKFPCTLPTCRLANAYPVPGCHEPGCEQDRRKDGTCTAYTYNPVTGVCASGSLDRTRIVANTTDGSNPVSQVNVRAVAACAPETLLASLPRGSTGVAGLAGSGLALPAQSLEYTPLVQRNENPAYSVLVKSIAMDNTRVSVPDSALATGGVVLSTMVPYTTLRRDVYRPFVDAFAKAVVAQSRHGWPVARAVKPVAPFELCYDSGTLVSGRGGYFVPGVTLTLDGGKNWTMFGGGSMLNVEPGTACLAFVEMKGVKAGDGRAPAVLIGGFQMENFLLEFDMEKKQLGFFRLPFYAPCGQFNFTRSA; this is encoded by the exons ATGGCACTAGTAGCCCTCCTCGTCCTGGCAGTCTCGCTTGCCTGGCCGGCGTCGAGCCAGAGTCTGCCGGTTCTTGTTCCGGTGACCAAGGACCCCGCCACCTCCCTCTACACGCTCCCGTTCCACTACGGCGCCAACCTCGTCGTCGACATCGCCGGCCCGCTCGTCTGGTCCACGTGCCAGCCCGGCCGCCTGCCGGCCAAGTTCCCGTGCACGTTGCCCACCTGCCGCCTCGCCAACGCCTACCCCGTCCCGGGCTGCCATGAGCCAGGCTGCGAGCAGGACAGGCGCAAGGACGGCACCTGCACGGCGTACACGTACAACCCGGTCACCGGCGTGTGCGCCTCCGGGAGCCTCGACCGTACCAGGATCGTGGCCAACACCACCGACGGGAGTAACCCGGTGAGCCAGGTGAACGTGAGGGCAGTGGCGGCGTGCGCGCCGGAGACGCTGCTGGCGTCCCTGCCCCGGGGCTCCACAGGCGTGGCCGGGCTCGCGGGCTCCGGCCTGGCGCTGCCGGCGCAG TCGCTGGAGTACACGCCGCTGGTCCAAAGGAATGAAAATCCGGCGTACAGCGTCTTGGTCAAGTCCATCGCCATGGACAACACGCGTGTGTCAGTCCCGGACAGCGCGCTCGCCACCGGCGGCGTGGTGCTCAGCACGATGGTGCCCTACACCACGCTACGGCGCGACGTGTACCGCCCGTTCGTGGACGCGTTCGCCAAGGCTGTAGTGGCGCAGAGCCGGCATGGCTGGCCCGTGGCGCGAGCGGTGAAGCCCGTGGCTCCGTTCGAGCTGTGCTACGATTCGGGGACGCTGGTCAGCGGGCGGGGCGGCTATTTCGTGCCGGGCGTCACGTTGACGCTGGACGGCGGGAAGAACTGGACGATGTTCGGGGGTGGCTCGATGCTGAACGTGGAGCCGGGGACAGCGTGCCTTGCGTTCGTGGAGATGAAGGGAGTGAAGGCCGGAGACGGCAGGGCGCCGGCGGTGCTCATCGGAGGGTTCCAGATGGAGAACTTCCTGCTGGAGTTCGATatggagaagaagcagctcgggTTCTTCAGGCTGCCGTTCTACGCGCCCTGCGGCCAATTCAATTTCACTAGGAGCGCCTAG